In Brevibacillus brevis NBRC 100599, a single genomic region encodes these proteins:
- a CDS encoding TadE/TadG family type IV pilus assembly protein: MRLKKIVSNEKGSVTIEFIAILPFVFLIMLICWQFLVGVYGVIISQSAANEAAKVYAITGNSGEAMQAAKNVVNAAGGYISFNDCDIKGNGSGYFTAKVGVQMELAFLPDWLYIEKEDRYISFDREMKSRVMN; encoded by the coding sequence ATGCGCCTGAAGAAGATCGTTTCCAATGAAAAGGGCTCGGTCACCATAGAGTTTATCGCCATACTGCCGTTCGTCTTTCTGATCATGCTGATTTGCTGGCAGTTTCTTGTGGGCGTCTACGGCGTAATTATCTCTCAGTCGGCGGCAAATGAGGCGGCGAAGGTGTACGCTATAACGGGTAATTCGGGAGAAGCCATGCAAGCTGCCAAAAACGTGGTGAACGCGGCAGGAGGCTACATTTCCTTCAATGATTGTGATATCAAGGGGAATGGTAGCGGATATTTTACCGCCAAGGTCGGCGTACAGATGGAACTGGCGTTTCTCCCTGACTGGCTATATATCGAGAAGGAAGACCGATATATCTCCTTTGATCGAGAAATGAAGAGCAGGGTGATGAACTAG
- a CDS encoding Tad domain-containing protein, whose product MVRILRHLQNERGNMTIFTLTIYWFMFMLVFVALFNFSTVFVDKEQASNSAQQASIAAVKDIYDEMIVAIMAYDASITRLKNPNFVWPRVEAATSQLKASHPDWAASEIKYGAIDLALNSALPGNPELQFYVYAGLQNATSRIPGVVAKVLSDNKATLTGSSVKLFNSDNRIEVTTSVKYESESMGFDFIPAYSEQIYQTGESRRIGFIDEVSGWVNLHIPM is encoded by the coding sequence ATGGTACGTATACTGCGTCACTTGCAAAATGAACGTGGAAATATGACGATCTTCACCCTGACGATTTACTGGTTTATGTTCATGCTGGTGTTTGTGGCGCTTTTTAACTTTTCGACCGTTTTTGTAGACAAGGAGCAGGCGTCGAACAGTGCGCAGCAGGCGAGCATTGCGGCGGTGAAGGATATTTATGATGAGATGATAGTGGCTATTATGGCATATGATGCGTCGATCACAAGGCTGAAAAATCCTAATTTTGTCTGGCCAAGGGTGGAAGCTGCGACGAGTCAGTTGAAGGCTTCGCATCCGGATTGGGCCGCGAGCGAGATAAAATACGGAGCGATTGACTTGGCTTTAAACAGTGCATTGCCTGGTAATCCTGAGCTGCAGTTTTATGTCTATGCAGGCTTACAGAATGCAACTAGCAGAATTCCTGGAGTGGTTGCCAAAGTGCTGTCGGATAACAAGGCAACGCTTACCGGTTCGTCCGTCAAATTGTTCAACAGTGACAATCGGATTGAAGTAACAACTTCTGTAAAGTACGAATCGGAATCGATGGGGTTTGACTTCATTCCTGCCTATTCCGAGCAAATCTACCAGACAGGCGAAAGCAGACGGATCGGCTTTATTGATGAAGTAAGCGGATGGGTGAATCTGCATATTCCTATGTAG
- a CDS encoding VWA domain-containing protein, which translates to MNEKEGVSHVQTGTKLAALLAIHDDLLLRIDRTSYDHRLILSRRVPVAAAHPRGRYAFYQKKSSSVHPKEKRGDLISKATKQGGYDRMRNTKMRMSLLFNSILIMLLLTGCSLGAIGAGTGIGQNQGPQTTQELIASQPGPLAGTQFFHAAYPHRTEIIQILDKMPTVVDGMNDAYLDLYWNQLLTLFAEDYLSPQMVVDRWRMASYGSPDIEDARFQFRENFNVEIILDASGSMAGKIGDKTKMQLAKEAIQEFAEALPEDARISLRVYGHKGSNADEHKQLSCGSSEMVYPLQAYDAKRLEQALDMFEPTGWTSIAHSLRLAQEDLAGFEADKNTNVIYLVSDGIETCDGNPVAVAKELSQSKIMPLLNVIGFDVNAEGQKQLKEIAHASEGLYANVTNREQFKQELERAKEIAQKWEQWKRDALTEADAVLIDRKKWVDAYDQDWYEKNWRESLNIGMAIEYLSASGKIGNEAREYLTGKRQEREALATQSKEELTNYLVSLTTETYQEMREEIEDKYSGN; encoded by the coding sequence GTGAACGAGAAGGAAGGTGTAAGCCATGTCCAGACAGGAACGAAGCTGGCAGCGCTTTTGGCGATACATGATGATTTACTTCTACGCATTGATCGTACCAGCTACGATCATCGGCTCATTTTATCGAGAAGAGTTCCCGTTGCAGCTGCTCATCCTCGCGGTCGGTATGCCTTTTATCAAAAGAAATCATCTAGCGTTCATCCGAAAGAAAAACGCGGCGATCTAATCAGCAAGGCAACAAAGCAAGGAGGATATGACCGAATGCGTAACACCAAAATGCGGATGTCGCTCTTGTTCAACAGTATCTTGATCATGCTTCTGCTTACCGGCTGTTCACTGGGCGCAATCGGAGCGGGTACAGGGATCGGGCAAAATCAAGGGCCGCAGACGACACAGGAATTGATTGCTTCACAGCCTGGACCGCTTGCTGGCACACAATTTTTCCACGCAGCTTATCCGCATCGAACGGAGATCATACAGATTTTGGATAAAATGCCTACCGTGGTCGACGGGATGAATGATGCTTACTTGGATTTGTACTGGAATCAACTGCTCACCCTGTTCGCGGAGGATTACCTCAGTCCCCAGATGGTTGTAGACCGCTGGAGAATGGCTTCGTATGGGAGTCCAGATATCGAGGACGCCCGTTTTCAGTTTCGGGAAAATTTCAACGTAGAAATCATCCTGGATGCGAGCGGCAGCATGGCCGGGAAAATTGGGGACAAAACGAAAATGCAGCTCGCCAAGGAAGCGATCCAGGAATTCGCGGAAGCACTGCCTGAAGATGCGAGAATCTCGTTGCGCGTGTATGGTCATAAGGGGAGCAATGCTGATGAACATAAGCAGCTTTCCTGTGGCAGCAGTGAGATGGTCTATCCATTGCAAGCCTACGATGCGAAAAGACTTGAGCAAGCACTCGACATGTTTGAGCCGACGGGCTGGACATCCATTGCGCACTCCTTGCGTCTCGCCCAGGAGGATTTGGCGGGATTCGAAGCGGATAAAAACACGAATGTCATCTACCTGGTCAGTGATGGTATCGAGACTTGTGATGGCAATCCAGTGGCAGTAGCCAAGGAATTGTCCCAATCCAAAATAATGCCGTTGTTGAACGTCATTGGCTTTGACGTGAATGCAGAAGGGCAGAAGCAATTGAAAGAGATTGCCCACGCGTCAGAAGGTCTGTATGCAAATGTGACGAACCGTGAGCAGTTCAAGCAAGAGTTGGAACGTGCGAAAGAAATCGCCCAGAAGTGGGAGCAGTGGAAACGGGATGCATTGACAGAAGCTGACGCTGTCTTGATCGACCGCAAGAAATGGGTGGATGCTTATGACCAGGACTGGTACGAGAAAAACTGGCGGGAGAGCCTGAACATCGGAATGGCGATCGAGTATTTATCTGCGAGCGGCAAGATTGGCAATGAGGCGAGGGAGTACCTTACTGGGAAAAGGCAAGAAAGAGAAGCGTTGGCTACACAGTCCAAGGAGGAGCTTACCAATTACTTGGTGAGTCTCACAACCGAGACCTATCAGGAAATGAGAGAGGAAATTGAGGATAAATACAGCGGAAACTAA
- a CDS encoding DUF169 domain-containing protein, which produces MNAIELNQALQMYVRTETFPVGVSIQKEEAALPSKAKRPVRDLGYPITICQAVGFSRRYGWSIAMNGADLSCPIAQVAFGYEEQPAFYTEGHLACGMYTDSLENGAKSELDVPKFSAEESGYYVSFPLERAQIEPDVVVIYGNAAQVMRLVAGMLYKRGGSIPSTFSSRADCADIAIKPIQTGQPQVIVPCYGDRLFAQTQDHEMAFSFHFRDAAELVEGLVGTQKGGIRYPIPSFLRYQAEFPTTYQKLAGMFGEKN; this is translated from the coding sequence ATGAACGCCATCGAGCTGAATCAAGCGCTTCAAATGTATGTGAGGACCGAGACCTTTCCTGTGGGAGTTAGCATCCAAAAAGAAGAAGCCGCCCTGCCGTCAAAGGCAAAGCGACCTGTCCGTGATCTGGGTTATCCGATTACTATTTGCCAAGCTGTCGGTTTTTCCCGGCGTTATGGCTGGAGTATCGCGATGAATGGAGCCGATCTGTCCTGTCCGATCGCGCAGGTGGCTTTTGGGTATGAAGAGCAGCCGGCGTTTTATACAGAGGGTCATCTCGCCTGTGGGATGTATACAGATTCATTGGAAAATGGGGCGAAAAGCGAGCTGGATGTCCCGAAATTTTCAGCAGAAGAAAGCGGCTACTACGTATCGTTTCCGCTGGAGCGGGCACAGATTGAGCCAGATGTCGTCGTGATTTACGGCAATGCGGCACAGGTCATGCGATTGGTGGCGGGGATGCTGTACAAGCGCGGTGGATCGATTCCTTCTACCTTTTCCAGTCGGGCCGACTGTGCGGATATTGCGATCAAGCCGATCCAGACGGGACAGCCGCAAGTGATCGTACCGTGTTATGGCGACAGATTGTTTGCCCAGACACAGGATCATGAGATGGCCTTCAGCTTTCATTTTCGTGATGCCGCCGAGCTGGTGGAGGGATTAGTGGGAACGCAAAAAGGCGGAATCCGCTATCCGATCCCGTCCTTCTTGCGCTATCAAGCAGAGTTTCCGACGACCTATCAAAAGCTTGCGGGGATGTTTGGAGAAAAAAACTAA
- a CDS encoding DinB family protein, with amino-acid sequence MNTKEIVTKFEDVTNHYLHELEGFTMEQLLQKPSEEEWSIGQMYLHLIQSARYFHLGNVEKCRQGGPAVTEAGAQKSEIGQTIFAQGSFLPVRVKVPASPEYTPAQPESKEQLRDGLISVLAQMKELEPTLDEIPVHHTVAHPAFGSLTAKEWFAVVEMHYRHHLLQLNRLKG; translated from the coding sequence ATGAATACAAAAGAAATCGTAACCAAATTCGAAGACGTGACAAACCACTATCTGCATGAATTAGAGGGCTTCACCATGGAACAACTCTTGCAAAAGCCAAGTGAAGAGGAATGGTCGATCGGTCAAATGTACCTTCACTTGATCCAATCTGCGCGGTATTTTCATCTGGGAAATGTCGAGAAGTGTAGACAAGGAGGTCCTGCTGTCACAGAAGCAGGTGCCCAAAAATCCGAGATCGGCCAGACGATATTTGCTCAAGGTTCCTTTCTTCCTGTTCGCGTGAAAGTCCCTGCCTCTCCTGAGTACACACCTGCACAACCAGAGAGTAAGGAGCAATTGCGTGATGGACTCATCAGCGTGCTCGCACAAATGAAGGAACTGGAACCAACTCTGGACGAAATTCCTGTGCATCACACGGTGGCTCACCCAGCCTTCGGTTCGCTTACCGCAAAGGAATGGTTTGCCGTGGTAGAAATGCACTATCGCCATCACCTGCTCCAGCTCAACCGACTGAAGGGTTAG
- a CDS encoding helix-turn-helix transcriptional regulator encodes MNKTDRLLAIVLELQRKGTLRAEDLAATFETSVRTIYRDMQALSEAGVPIVGAPGQGYSLMEGYFLPPVSFSVEEAVALLIGADLVEQAFDQNFGNSARAVQRKVEAILSADVGEQARRIRSTFRLVSPRANNLREQEKAHAQLLHDAIISERKVRFRYRRGTPGEGDDRETVRDVAPYGLVLVRGSWTLLAHCDLRQDIRRFRLSRMSGLIVLEERFILPDDFHFADYKPLDDRYLEVQIVISPTIADRVKESGNFFIEEITEHPDGFLVRLRVRQIEEILSWVLGLGADAVVLTPESLRSRIREDAQKLFERY; translated from the coding sequence ATGAACAAAACAGACCGTCTGTTGGCAATCGTTCTGGAGCTACAGCGAAAAGGAACGTTGCGCGCAGAAGATTTGGCCGCGACTTTCGAGACGAGCGTCCGGACGATTTATCGTGATATGCAGGCATTGAGCGAAGCAGGCGTCCCCATCGTTGGGGCACCGGGTCAGGGCTACTCGTTAATGGAAGGGTATTTTCTTCCACCCGTCAGCTTTTCGGTAGAAGAAGCCGTTGCACTTTTGATCGGAGCAGACTTGGTCGAGCAAGCATTTGACCAAAACTTTGGAAATAGCGCAAGAGCCGTACAACGCAAAGTCGAAGCGATCCTGTCTGCGGATGTAGGCGAACAAGCCAGACGTATCCGTTCAACCTTTCGCCTCGTAAGCCCCAGAGCAAACAATCTGCGCGAACAGGAAAAAGCGCATGCGCAACTCCTCCACGATGCGATCATTAGTGAGCGGAAGGTGCGGTTCCGCTATCGGAGGGGCACGCCTGGGGAGGGGGACGATCGTGAAACAGTTCGTGATGTTGCTCCATATGGTCTCGTGCTGGTTCGTGGTTCTTGGACACTGCTCGCTCATTGCGATCTGCGACAGGATATTCGTCGATTCCGCCTGTCCCGCATGAGCGGCCTGATCGTTTTGGAAGAGCGCTTTATCCTCCCTGACGATTTCCATTTTGCTGATTACAAGCCTCTCGACGATCGGTACTTGGAGGTGCAGATCGTCATCAGCCCAACTATCGCTGATCGGGTAAAAGAATCGGGCAATTTTTTTATCGAAGAGATTACGGAGCATCCGGACGGCTTTCTCGTTAGATTGCGCGTCAGACAAATCGAAGAAATATTGTCTTGGGTACTTGGGTTAGGGGCAGATGCGGTTGTTCTTACGCCTGAATCCTTGCGTAGCCGAATACGCGAGGATGCCCAAAAATTATTCGAACGCTACTGA
- a CDS encoding D-Ala-D-Ala carboxypeptidase VanY, protein MKKRVFWLVILSLFGYIVFQKITEGPPNVGGHMETVSEATGVEYQSIQITKDQIYQGDLLLVNKDYPVHEAGVKNDVIRLSKHEELLQGYTLLDHRLEVSERVAKVFLEMVKAAQQDNVSHFILNSGYRGKEEQEKLYEEMGPAIAMPSGYSEHNVGSALDIGSTQMKMEHAPEGKWLEDHSWKYGFILRYPKDKVAITGTVFEPWHFRYVGLPHSAVMKENNFSLEEYLDYLKDKRSISVTNEGKIYEINYYPVDEEMMIKVPISSNYEISGDNIGGVIVTSYVN, encoded by the coding sequence ATGAAAAAGAGGGTTTTTTGGCTTGTCATTTTATCGCTGTTTGGATATATTGTTTTCCAAAAAATAACAGAAGGCCCACCTAATGTTGGAGGACATATGGAAACAGTGAGCGAGGCTACCGGTGTGGAGTACCAATCGATACAAATAACAAAAGATCAAATTTATCAGGGAGACCTTCTCTTGGTCAATAAAGACTATCCGGTTCATGAGGCAGGGGTAAAAAACGATGTGATTCGGTTGTCTAAGCATGAAGAGCTGTTACAAGGCTATACTTTGCTCGATCATAGACTCGAAGTGTCGGAGCGTGTAGCCAAAGTATTCTTGGAGATGGTCAAAGCTGCACAACAAGATAACGTGAGCCACTTTATCCTGAACAGCGGTTATCGAGGGAAGGAAGAACAAGAGAAGCTGTATGAAGAAATGGGGCCAGCGATCGCGATGCCAAGCGGTTATAGCGAACACAATGTAGGTTCCGCGCTGGATATTGGATCGACGCAAATGAAAATGGAGCACGCCCCTGAAGGTAAGTGGCTGGAAGATCATTCGTGGAAATACGGTTTTATTTTGCGCTACCCGAAAGACAAGGTAGCCATTACAGGAACGGTATTTGAGCCTTGGCATTTCCGATATGTCGGCTTGCCGCATAGCGCGGTCATGAAGGAGAATAACTTTTCGCTGGAAGAATACTTGGACTATCTAAAAGACAAAAGAAGTATCTCCGTAACAAACGAAGGGAAGATCTACGAAATTAACTACTACCCTGTCGATGAAGAGATGATGATCAAAGTACCGATTTCGAGCAACTACGAGATTTCGGGTGACAACATAGGCGGCGTGATTGTAACAAGCTACGTGAACTAA
- the vanG gene encoding D-alanine--D-serine ligase VanG yields MKKLTVAILFGGCSSEYEVSLKSTSSVLESLCLEKYEVILLGITREGQWLRYTGNIESIRNDSWHQSEKCVPAFLSPCRQVRGIVTQENGAMTVTKVDVVFPILHGKNGEDGTVQGLLELAGIPFVGCHTLSSAICMDKDIAHTLAEGSGIKTPRSVAVYPNTDLATVQAATEPLGFPLYVKPAKAGSSIGITKAYSLSELFFGIENALQHDDKVVIEENITGFEVGCAVLGNREVIVGEVDEIELLQGFFDYTEKYSLETAHIHVPARIDEELAHKIKQTATHLYQVFGCRGFARVDMFVTPDGDIVFNEVNTIPGFTSKSRYPSMLRAAGISYKELLDTLIMLALEED; encoded by the coding sequence ATGAAGAAATTGACTGTCGCGATATTGTTTGGGGGATGTTCCTCTGAGTATGAAGTATCGCTAAAATCTACGAGTTCTGTGCTGGAGAGCTTGTGTCTGGAAAAGTACGAGGTGATTTTGCTAGGAATTACGAGAGAAGGGCAATGGCTGCGATATACCGGCAACATCGAAAGCATTCGGAATGACAGTTGGCATCAAAGTGAGAAGTGTGTGCCTGCCTTTCTCTCTCCTTGCAGACAGGTGCGGGGAATTGTTACACAGGAGAACGGTGCCATGACGGTCACGAAGGTTGATGTGGTATTCCCGATTTTGCATGGCAAAAACGGAGAGGATGGAACAGTGCAAGGGCTATTGGAGCTCGCCGGAATTCCTTTTGTCGGTTGTCACACGCTATCCTCTGCGATTTGTATGGATAAGGATATCGCCCACACGTTGGCGGAGGGCTCCGGTATCAAAACGCCAAGATCCGTTGCCGTTTATCCAAATACGGATCTGGCAACTGTTCAAGCTGCCACCGAACCACTGGGATTTCCTTTGTATGTCAAACCGGCAAAGGCAGGGTCCTCCATTGGGATTACGAAAGCATACAGCCTATCAGAATTGTTTTTCGGGATAGAAAACGCCCTCCAGCATGATGACAAGGTAGTCATCGAGGAAAACATCACAGGATTTGAGGTGGGCTGCGCGGTACTGGGAAATCGTGAGGTCATTGTGGGGGAAGTGGATGAGATCGAATTGCTCCAAGGTTTCTTCGATTATACTGAAAAGTATTCATTGGAGACTGCCCATATCCATGTCCCAGCAAGAATTGACGAAGAGCTCGCTCATAAAATCAAGCAAACAGCGACCCATCTTTATCAGGTTTTTGGCTGTCGTGGATTCGCTCGCGTGGATATGTTTGTCACACCAGACGGGGATATCGTGTTTAACGAAGTGAATACAATCCCCGGCTTTACCTCGAAGAGCAGGTATCCAAGCATGCTGCGTGCTGCGGGGATTTCCTATAAGGAGCTTCTTGATACGTTGATCATGCTAGCGTTGGAGGAGGACTAA
- a CDS encoding M15 family metallopeptidase, with amino-acid sequence MTQPHVFTVTLNSDNLHHGHLILVNRQYPIRWQTDDGILLNRMRLIDGAHNNMMLENTAAKMFAKLLKACNAENAIVPVSGFRSKAEQTDIYDQSFLENGQVFTSKFVARPNESEHQTGLAIDVGEKKEVIDFICPSFPDHGVCRMFRQRASQYGFIKRYDKDKEQLTGISDEPWHFRYVGYPHAVLMEKLQLCLEEYIEYVKNYEFHQEHLLVDEENMEIYYVKATDTVTHIPVVAGERYEISGNNVDGFIITVFHQEARNERG; translated from the coding sequence ATGACACAACCTCACGTCTTTACGGTTACGTTGAACAGCGACAATCTGCATCACGGTCATCTGATCTTGGTGAATCGCCAGTACCCAATCCGCTGGCAAACAGACGACGGTATTCTGCTGAACCGCATGCGGCTGATTGACGGAGCACACAACAATATGATGCTGGAAAACACGGCTGCGAAGATGTTTGCCAAGCTGCTGAAAGCCTGCAACGCAGAGAATGCAATCGTGCCTGTCAGTGGATTTCGCAGTAAGGCGGAACAAACGGATATTTATGATCAATCCTTTCTCGAAAATGGACAGGTGTTTACCAGTAAATTTGTAGCGCGTCCGAATGAAAGCGAGCATCAGACAGGGCTTGCGATAGATGTAGGGGAGAAAAAGGAAGTAATCGATTTTATTTGCCCTTCTTTTCCCGATCACGGCGTATGCCGAATGTTTCGACAGCGCGCTAGTCAATATGGGTTTATCAAACGCTACGACAAAGACAAAGAACAGCTAACAGGGATTTCGGATGAGCCCTGGCATTTTCGGTATGTGGGCTATCCGCATGCTGTGTTGATGGAAAAGCTTCAGCTTTGTCTGGAAGAGTATATCGAGTATGTGAAAAACTACGAATTCCATCAGGAGCATTTGCTAGTAGATGAGGAGAACATGGAAATCTACTATGTAAAAGCTACCGATACAGTTACGCACATCCCGGTTGTAGCTGGTGAGCGCTACGAAATATCGGGCAACAACGTGGATGGATTTATCATTACGGTATTTCATCAGGAGGCACGTAATGAACGTGGGTAG
- the vanT gene encoding serine racemase VanT catalytic subunit, which produces MNVGSEKQYGGLDRFGIIAAILVIAIHTFPLLSISEWADFTLRQTIARVAVPFFFMCTGFFFMQKLGSDRNRNASMLKQLLWKVGKLYLLSILLYFPVNVYEGYFTDGFTLLTAVKDLLFNGTLYHLWYFPGIMLGVCINTFLYTRLSTWNAFWVTLLLYGIGLLGDSYFGLVHFTLVTVLSFVLSVLAMKAIQRFRGGKPDQTGRAWADIHLPHLQHNVREIQQVLPKDCAMMAVVKAQAYGHGGWQIARFLNKLGIDHFAVATIDEGIELRKKGVKGEILVLGYTDERRIRQIARFKLTQTVVDDEYAQTLNGYNVKIPVHIKIDTGMGRLGESWEYTEKIAAMYRYKHLQVCGTFTHLSVADSLEASDIAYTKNQIDRFQNVIEQLKEKGINPQKLHVQSSYGVLNYGELQYDYARMGIALYGMLSKQGDKVKTSIDLRPVLSLKARVVQVKQVEKGAPVGYGRAHTAQKDSKIAIVSIGYADGVPRMLSQVGATCLIRGKRRPIIGFVCMDQLIVDISDIEEVQRGEVVTFIGRDQEEEITAEEMAQSCKTITNELVSRLGERVKRVYHD; this is translated from the coding sequence ATGAACGTGGGTAGTGAAAAGCAGTATGGCGGGCTGGATCGATTCGGAATCATTGCAGCGATTCTTGTTATCGCCATCCATACTTTTCCACTGCTATCCATAAGTGAATGGGCGGACTTCACACTGAGACAAACAATAGCCAGGGTGGCAGTTCCGTTTTTCTTTATGTGCACAGGATTTTTCTTCATGCAAAAGCTTGGTTCAGATCGCAACAGAAATGCGTCTATGCTAAAGCAGCTTTTATGGAAAGTAGGAAAGCTATATTTGCTTTCGATCCTTCTCTATTTTCCTGTGAATGTGTATGAGGGGTATTTTACGGATGGATTTACTTTATTAACAGCAGTGAAAGACCTCTTGTTTAACGGGACCTTGTATCATCTATGGTATTTCCCTGGCATCATGCTGGGGGTGTGTATCAATACTTTTTTATATACGAGACTATCGACATGGAATGCGTTTTGGGTGACTTTGCTGCTGTATGGCATCGGGTTATTGGGAGACAGCTACTTTGGCTTGGTGCATTTTACGCTGGTCACAGTGCTGTCGTTTGTTCTTTCAGTGCTGGCGATGAAGGCGATCCAGCGCTTTCGAGGTGGGAAACCGGATCAAACTGGGCGAGCATGGGCTGATATCCATCTCCCGCATCTCCAACATAATGTCAGGGAAATCCAGCAGGTTCTCCCCAAGGATTGTGCGATGATGGCAGTCGTTAAGGCGCAGGCATATGGCCACGGCGGATGGCAAATTGCGAGGTTCTTAAACAAGCTCGGGATTGATCACTTCGCCGTTGCCACAATCGATGAAGGAATCGAGCTAAGGAAGAAGGGCGTAAAAGGGGAGATTCTGGTGCTTGGCTATACCGATGAGCGTCGGATACGCCAGATCGCCCGTTTCAAACTGACACAAACCGTAGTAGATGACGAATATGCCCAGACACTGAATGGCTACAACGTGAAAATCCCTGTTCATATCAAGATCGACACGGGGATGGGGAGACTCGGGGAGTCTTGGGAATACACGGAAAAAATCGCGGCTATGTATCGATATAAGCATTTGCAGGTTTGCGGTACCTTTACGCATCTGAGTGTGGCTGACAGTTTGGAAGCTTCGGATATCGCATACACGAAAAATCAAATCGACCGTTTCCAAAACGTGATCGAACAGCTGAAAGAAAAGGGGATCAATCCACAGAAGCTGCACGTTCAAAGCAGTTACGGCGTACTGAATTACGGGGAGCTGCAATACGATTATGCTCGAATGGGGATCGCTCTCTACGGGATGTTGAGCAAGCAGGGAGACAAGGTAAAAACAAGCATCGACCTACGACCTGTGTTATCACTAAAGGCAAGAGTTGTGCAGGTGAAACAGGTGGAAAAGGGAGCACCCGTGGGCTATGGACGCGCCCACACAGCGCAGAAGGACAGTAAGATTGCCATCGTATCCATCGGATATGCAGATGGGGTTCCGCGCATGCTGTCACAAGTGGGGGCTACCTGCTTGATTAGAGGAAAAAGGCGACCGATTATTGGCTTTGTCTGCATGGATCAGCTCATTGTAGATATTTCAGATATAGAAGAGGTGCAAAGAGGGGAGGTTGTGACCTTTATTGGTAGAGATCAAGAGGAGGAGATCACTGCCGAGGAAATGGCCCAATCGTGTAAAACCATTACGAACGAGCTGGTAAGCCGTTTGGGAGAACGGGTTAAAAGAGTCTATCATGATTGA
- a CDS encoding sensor histidine kinase — MAKGRHSFRFKMLGLLGFGMLLAGIVTYLLYKVLQFYYRVGVKYEDPITQVRYFIREMGDINFFLIVFAPIAILFFYLLTKRYAGYFREISTGIHYLASGDFTRHVHIPSNDEFAEIAKDINLASEMLQKAVERGDFAESSKDQLVLNLAHDLRTPLTSVLGYLDLILQDEQMTQEQMRHYATIALTKSHRLEKLIDELFEITRMNYGMVTIEQKVIDLSELLVQLNEEMYPSFEKNELVARCTVAAQLVIVGDGELLARVFENILTNAIRYGGDGQFIDLNAYREGDEVVVQIMNYGDQIPEEALPHIFEMFFTGDKARTHQGGGTGLGLFIAKNIVEKHRGTISVQSDLIRTCFEVRLPYG; from the coding sequence ATGGCGAAGGGGAGACATAGCTTTCGTTTCAAAATGCTTGGGCTTCTTGGGTTTGGCATGCTTCTGGCTGGTATCGTAACCTATCTGCTCTATAAAGTGCTCCAGTTTTACTATCGGGTGGGGGTTAAGTACGAAGATCCAATCACCCAGGTGCGCTATTTCATCAGGGAGATGGGGGATATCAATTTCTTTTTGATTGTCTTTGCTCCCATTGCGATCTTGTTTTTCTATCTCCTGACCAAACGGTATGCTGGCTACTTTCGGGAGATTTCTACGGGCATTCATTATCTCGCGAGTGGAGACTTTACACGGCATGTCCATATCCCATCTAATGATGAGTTTGCAGAAATCGCCAAGGATATCAATCTAGCAAGCGAAATGCTACAAAAGGCGGTAGAAAGAGGGGATTTTGCCGAAAGCAGCAAGGATCAGCTTGTTTTGAACCTGGCGCATGATTTGCGTACACCACTGACATCTGTTCTGGGTTATCTGGATCTCATTTTGCAAGATGAGCAGATGACACAAGAACAAATGCGGCATTATGCGACGATTGCTCTTACCAAGTCGCATCGATTGGAAAAACTGATTGATGAGCTATTCGAAATTACGAGAATGAATTACGGCATGGTTACCATCGAGCAAAAGGTCATTGATTTGAGCGAATTGCTTGTTCAGTTAAATGAGGAGATGTATCCTTCCTTTGAGAAAAATGAGCTCGTCGCGCGGTGTACGGTTGCTGCCCAATTAGTGATCGTGGGAGATGGGGAGCTGCTGGCACGCGTATTTGAGAATATCCTGACCAACGCGATACGCTACGGGGGCGATGGCCAGTTTATCGATTTGAACGCTTATCGCGAGGGCGATGAAGTAGTTGTGCAAATCATGAATTACGGCGACCAGATACCTGAGGAGGCGCTGCCGCATATTTTTGAAATGTTTTTTACAGGCGACAAAGCGCGAACGCATCAAGGGGGAGGAACAGGACTTGGCCTGTTTATTGCCAAAAATATCGTCGAGAAGCATCGGGGAACGATTTCTGTCCAAAGTGATTTGATTCGTACGTGTTTTGAGGTCAGGCTGCCGTATGGATGA